From Anastrepha obliqua isolate idAnaObli1 chromosome 3, idAnaObli1_1.0, whole genome shotgun sequence:
TTACCATCCTCTTGTGACACCCCGGGTCGAAATGCAACACCACCAACGTAACTGGCGTGGCCACGCAGTGTCAGCAATAACTTGCAATCTGGTACTGTCCAAACTTTGCATAGCCCTGACCATGATGATGTAAGGAGCAATTTAGAATCTTCACTAAAAGCCACTCCACTAACTGGACGTGTGTCGCCCACTTGACTGCATTGCGGTGCAAGTGAATGCAGCCTCTTTTGAAGTTCCACCATGCGTCCTGCACGAGTCGCACTTGGTATATCCAGTTGGCAGCGCGCATGCTCTAGGCGCTCTTTTGCTCGCGGTAATGAATAATCAGCAAGCCAAATTCTTGCAACACGTAAAGCTTCAGGTCCTTCGTGATACCATGTTGACTCTTGTTCTTTCTGAAGTTGCTTTCGCTCTTCTTCTTCCGTCTGCTTTTGTTTGATCGCATTCTCTCCCAAGCTAGCCAACAATTCTTTTAATCGACGTCGCCTCTCAGCAGGTCCTTCGCCAAAATAGCATATTGGTTCATTGAGTTGCCGCAAGTTGGCTTTTATTTCAGCGTCGTCTGTGGAAACATTTATTTGCCGTGCGCGCTTTTTTCGTTCAAATTCTTTGAGAAGCGCTTCCTTGTCCTTTGCTACTTCAGTTTCCAAGTCGAAATAATCATCATCGATCTTATTTGCCAATGCACCCGATGTAGGAGGCAAGGAAGGCGCGGAAGGTTTCTTTACTTCTTCATAATCTTCATCGGAGTCGATATCCTCAAGTTGATTCGTTACTCCACCACTTGAAGTACAAGTTATTGCTGCAGGATTACCGCTTGAAACAATAGCTGCAGCTTGACGCTTTCTTTCTACTTCCTCAAGTGAACCATAATGAAGCGTTCGTTGCCTTTTAACATATTGGAGGTCCTCATCGtcggacatatttttttaattatcaaataaaagaacttaataaacaaaatttaaacttaatttgtGCCGAAAGTgaacaaaaaccacaaaaaatttcagaaagctACCCGGCATCTGAAACAACTTTGTTCATAACTCATCGATAGTCTATCAATGCTTTTGTGCTATCGATAGATAGAAGTCGGCGCCTTTACATCACATCTCCACAGGCAAATGTTTATGCTGTGTTCCCACGACACCTAATTCGCTCTCTAAATAATTCGCGAATTACCCTGTTCCCACGCGTATTCGTATTGTTATTTATTCTTTATCACTATTATATGCTATtaataattaactaaaattttacattatttcatGCGGAAgattatattaatttgtatcTTCTACCTTCCAGCAATAAGAAAAGGTGTTAGGAAAAAGCAGCATGCCGGTGAAATAGAGAAAAAAGGAGCTGTAACGTTAGGCTCCGAGAATATACAAACCAAAGAAATGAGGATTAATCGTCTGTGAAGACTTAAGTAGGAGAAACCAATAGAAACTACCAATCATAAGAAAttatacttacacacacatactttcttgTTACGACATCATctgcataaaaatgcaaaacaactaCATTTAGAGGCTTAATAATCATTTCTGCCTTCAAAATTTCACACACGGCACTCCGAttttattagtttgtttagttgaaATCTCTCAAATCACACACAATACTAGCAAGCATTTACTGAAGTTTTGCTTTGGATTATTAAGGTACCTGACATcaacttgtcaaaatcgcgaaaaatgaaGTAACTGTCACGTTCTTTATCCACCTTCACCTTGGCGTTGTTAGAGAAATGTGACGAACAAATTAACGAATAGCGCGACTGCCGTAAAAATCGCCGCATATTTTTAGAAATCGTGAAAAAGTGAAGGAACTAAGGATTTTTTCTTGCTGTTGGTTttggtttactttttattttgatttgaggCTTAATTTCTATGAATTTCCGATAAAAACCAGGAAAAAACAACGATTGGTTCGTAATTCGCAAGCCAATTGAGACAAAATTACTTACAAATGAGCTAATtcgttcttaaaattttgtatggcaAACTATGCAAGATTTACCATGTATGGTCATTCACTATgtggaaaacaaaattatactAGCAAATTCGGCTGCCACGCCGCACTAGGACTAGAAGTAGTAGGAGacgaattctgcccgctcatttcacacatatgtatattcaaaaaCCCGTCTaatcagtcgttgctcagaCGACAACGAAGCAGCATTGATGGAGAttgagtgaattttttttccgaatatcaccaacacaatttctTTGTGTGCAAGAATAAACTCCTGTTACGTCAGCCCATTAGCTGATCCTTTTCACCATGGGAAAATGAATTGCAGATTACAAATGGGAAAGCAAACTACGTGTATGGAAAGGTAGTATTATATCTCGGTACATGGCAGAATCAAGGTTGAAGAATACAAGGTTACGCCTTCCAAATTCGCTGTGGCGTCAGGTTCCAcgagtaaacaaacaaaaaaggaagagtAGGCGGAAGCAATGGAAACTAcgaaacacaagaaattatacacacatgCGACACATGCCACGACACATGCCACGGCGTTATCCGCAAAAACTGCATTTGAaggttttatattaatttgctcCTTTTCgcactttgttttgtttaaacCTTTTAAgtgcaatataaaatattatttattatttaaatacgtTAAACGTAGTTTAACTTAGAAACGATGTTAGTATATTgttaattcaaataaatctcttaTAATAACTactctgagttcgatcactaGATTGTCAAATAAAATCACAAATTAATGGTAACACACTTGCTTTACTTAATTTCCAACACTTTACTTTAAATGTACACAGCTTAAGACTGAATCACTCtattacttttcgtttattcGCTTACAAGCTCAATTTCCAATGAACACTCTAAGCGCATGCATCTCTGCTTGTATACTACATGTGCTgaataactatcgtaatttctagatctgACAGCTCATATCTTCTGGCGAGTtctgttgttatagcagcaaaCTTAACTCCGTCTTTGCGATGTAGTCCCCTATCGTCTTCGCCTAACTTATTTAACGGTAAACCCAGAAAACGTCATGTGTCTCACTATCTGCTGTCGCCATCAAGGCTAAttcctgtttttgttttggtttcgtTCGCTATTACTGCCAGTTCGTTCGCGAAACTTAACTATGGAACATTGCCCTCCGCTTTCGATCTAAATGGAGCCAATATTTCCAGATGCACTACTTTGACCTTTCCTTGTCCAGTTTTGCCTTGCTGTATACAATACTTCACATCATTTAATCTTTGAATCACCCTGCATGGGCCTTCTCAGTATGCTTGCAGTTTTGGAGAAATCCCTTTCTTTCTTTGCGGATTATAAAGAACTACCAAACCACCTTCGCTGAATTCTTCGGAGTTCACAGCACAGTGTTCACAGTAAGGTGTCGAGAAACTCCCATTGCGCCGCAGCCCGTACCGGGCTGTTAACAGCCACACCTAACCTGGTGAACACACGGTGACCAGGAAACCGACTATTCTGGGGTCGACGCGCCTGGACTTTTTGTATAACTCCTTATACCCACACATGATGAGTGGAACACATATTCTAAGAGACGGTGGTTTTTCGCCGCTGTCATAGGAACTTCATCATATCTGTGCTAGTTTTGTACCGCATCCTCTGTTCCTGATCGCTTAATTTTCGGGGACTGCTTATTCGTATAGACTTATTTCGCAACTGCCCTGCTACTACAGGCTttccggctatccgcaacccCACGGTAGCTTAGAATACAGCTTAGTCGTCCGATCCCCAGGGAGCGTAGACTCCTTGGGATGACACCATAGTATGAAAGTATGTATGagtataatttcttttatttggttGTTTTTGTTCACTATGGGCAGCATAAGCATTTTCCATAAATATACggaaaatgctgctgaagtgacagtccttggacgAATAGTTGGCACTTATATTTGTGTTTCAGGATTTCCTTCGCTTGGTATTGCCAGTAGTTTCGCGAATATTCACAATTTTCCACACTGTTCTCCGCTCAAGTTTGGTCGTTCCGAGTATTTGAACTACTTTAACATTCCCCGGTACAGTTTTAATTTGCTGTATACGAAACACCACATCATTTAATCTTTTAATCACCTTATATGGACGTTCCCAGGATGCTTGTAGTTTTGGCGAAACCAAACGTAATGGTAATTATTTCCGTCCCGCTTTATGGATATAGAGCTCCATCTATACCTTTAAAGCTAATCCAATGCACCCAATATGCCATAGGACTTTTTATCGCAATTTCGGTTTCCATGATCTTTTCCAGGTGGGCCTCATTCAGTTGACTACTTATCGCACCGGGCTCCCACTCATCATCGGGTTGCAACATTAGTTAATTAAATAGTCTGATGTCCTCTTATTCTGTATGCGCTAGCGTTTATATCCACAACGAACTTAGGGGCAATACAAAGAAGTTCTTTCGAGTGCTGAACGGTTCCTCTTATTATTTGTGCCCCGCAAAGGCGCAAATCTTT
This genomic window contains:
- the LOC129241868 gene encoding U4/U6 small nuclear ribonucleoprotein Prp4 translates to MSDDEDLQYVKRQRTLHYGSLEEVERKRQAAAIVSSGNPAAITCTSSGGVTNQLEDIDSDEDYEEVKKPSAPSLPPTSGALANKIDDDYFDLETEVAKDKEALLKEFERKKRARQINVSTDDAEIKANLRQLNEPICYFGEGPAERRRRLKELLASLGENAIKQKQTEEEERKQLQKEQESTWYHEGPEALRVARIWLADYSLPRAKERLEHARCQLDIPSATRAGRMVELQKRLHSLAPQCSQVGDTRPVSGVAFSEDSKLLLTSSWSGLCKVWTVPDCKLLLTLRGHASYVGGVAFRPGVSQEDGNVVTMASGGHDGAVKLWGFNSEESLADITGHMPHRVSKLAFHPSSRFLATACYDSSWRLWDLEQKTEVLHQEGHAKSVHCLSFQTDGSVIVTGGLDSFGRVWDLRTGRCVMFLEGHLGSIFGVDFSPNGFHIATGSQDNTCKIWDLRRRQPVYTMPAHTNLISDVKYQRDGGNFLVTSSYDCSTKIWSNKTWQPLKTLLGHDGKIMAVDISPNSQHIVTASFDRTFKLWAPES